The following proteins are co-located in the Trichormus variabilis 0441 genome:
- a CDS encoding ATP-binding sensor histidine kinase, with amino-acid sequence MITLPNYKILELIDEGVKTNVYHAISIPDGKLVVIKILKKEYPELKDIAALKHEYELIKNLDIPGVVKAHSFEKYNNYFAIVLEDFDGTCLYKVIQEKKIGLLDFCKIGIQITQALGELHQNYIIHKDIKPQNIIVNLETNQVKIIDFSISSLLFQEKAKLNNPDLLEGTIAYISPEQTGRMNRSIDYRTDFYSLGVTFYEMLTGQLPFVVTDPMELVHCHIARQPTKINELIPEIPEVVSDIIMKLLSKTAEERYQSAFGIKADLEKCLNQLIESNSITTFIIGQHDYSSQLQIPEKLYGRKTEIDILMTAFENVNQGNKELILVAGYSGIGKSALVNEIHKPVIKSRGYFIAGKFEQFQRNIPYASVIQAFQELIQQLLTESEQQLANWREKILEALIPNAQIIIDVIPELELIIGKQPEVPQLGSAEAQNRFNLVMQKFINVFAQKEHPLVVFLDDLQWADLASLKLIQLLAINSDIQYLFLIGAYRDNEVDDSHHLMLVLQEIEQKCIPINIIYCQNLKITDVCQLVSDTLKSGLEESKELAKLIFHKTAGNPFFVNQLLKFIHQENLLVFNFITGQWQWYIQYIQMLDITDNVVDLMIGKIQKLKDNTQNIIKIAACIGNRFNLNTLSCINEKSHNATALDIWEALQAGLIIPLSDNYKLPQLLDDVDVFVIDYKFLHDRVQQAAYALIPDEHKKGIHLNIGRLLLKNINKSLLEEKIFDIANQLNMGAELITVPEERYKLASLNLMAGRKAKDSNAYESAVSFLKQGLTLLDIDCWQNYYELTLDLHVETVESEYLNTNFEEAEPLLATVIANSKNILDTVKVYEKKIQFYVGQNRMREALDLDLQVLEMLGVSLSQTPPTELKIEELINLPEMIDPSKLAAMRILMTAMPPAYLADPALLPLIAFTMIELCLQYGNSSFAAYAYGFYGLILCGPLKNIESGYRFGKLSLQILNQFNAKEIKSKVYALFNIFVRHWKEHIQTTIEPLQEGVKSGLDTGDIEYVGYNGLLVCWHPFWSGENLETVEQRLDKYINLAQKIQQEHFTFCLLILKQLITELKQGLKNEVYLDGDDFNDSIMQRMAGNITAIFYAYLAKSMLSYFFKDYSQAVKNAELAQQYEVAVGGTFYLIEYKFYYSLGLLALCLNTTSDADIKSALEKVSENQQQLKEWADHAPANNQHKYELVEAEKARVLGQVLIAMEYYECAIQGAHKFGYIHEEALAYECAAEFYFSLKRNEFACLYITKAHYGYRHWGAIAKARNLESKYPELTAKISNQYPAGFINTNITTSTASEKSGGLDLITVIKASQTLSEVILLDNLLEKLMTILIENAGAQTGILLLEKAGNLLIEAKASVDKDDITVGQSIPFEDSQQLPISVINFVRRTRKDVVLSDASNEGSFTLDPYIVKHNIKSIICTSILNQGKLIGILYLENNLIVGAFTADRIQILKLLSSQAAISLENAQLYANLEEKIEERTRELNENNLRLRQTLHELKLTQTQLIQTEKMSSLGQMVAGIAHEINNPVSFIHGNLSHIDNYANDLLTLIDIYQTIYPEATPEIEEFLENIDVDFIKEDMPKTLSSMKIGTQRIREIVLTLRNFSRLDEAEMKAVNIHEGIESTLLILQSRLQAKPGKPAIEIIKNYAELPKVECYTGQLNQVFMNILNNAIDSLEKLNQEHNLEEIKTDPSAIAIRTEVVNPDLVAISIKDNGLGMSDSVRKRIFDPFFTTKPIGQGTGLGLSISYQIVVDKHRGTIECISTPGQGAEFIIQIPCRQKQVI; translated from the coding sequence ATGATTACATTGCCTAATTACAAAATTCTAGAATTAATTGACGAAGGAGTGAAAACTAATGTTTATCATGCTATCAGTATTCCAGATGGTAAACTAGTAGTTATTAAAATTTTGAAAAAAGAATACCCTGAATTAAAAGATATAGCAGCATTAAAACATGAATATGAGCTAATCAAGAATTTAGATATCCCAGGAGTAGTGAAAGCTCATAGTTTTGAAAAATACAACAATTATTTTGCCATAGTTTTAGAAGATTTCGATGGTACTTGCCTTTACAAAGTTATTCAAGAGAAGAAAATTGGGTTACTCGATTTCTGTAAAATAGGTATTCAAATTACCCAAGCACTAGGGGAATTACACCAAAACTATATTATTCATAAAGATATTAAACCACAAAATATTATTGTTAATTTGGAAACCAATCAAGTTAAAATAATCGATTTTTCTATTTCATCATTGTTATTTCAGGAAAAAGCTAAACTCAATAATCCTGATTTGCTAGAAGGAACTATAGCCTATATCTCTCCAGAGCAAACAGGTCGAATGAACAGGTCAATTGACTATCGTACAGACTTTTATTCATTAGGTGTAACTTTTTATGAAATGCTCACAGGTCAGTTACCATTTGTCGTGACTGACCCAATGGAGTTAGTTCATTGTCATATTGCCAGACAACCTACAAAAATAAACGAATTAATTCCAGAAATACCTGAAGTAGTTTCTGACATAATCATGAAATTACTTAGCAAAACTGCTGAGGAAAGATATCAAAGTGCTTTTGGAATTAAAGCTGATTTAGAAAAATGTCTTAATCAGTTAATCGAAAGTAATTCTATCACCACGTTTATTATTGGTCAGCATGATTATTCTAGTCAATTACAAATTCCTGAGAAATTATATGGACGAAAAACGGAAATAGATATTTTGATGACTGCTTTTGAAAATGTCAATCAAGGTAATAAAGAATTAATATTAGTTGCCGGTTACTCAGGTATTGGTAAATCAGCCTTAGTGAATGAAATTCATAAACCCGTTATCAAAAGTAGAGGCTATTTTATTGCAGGTAAATTTGAGCAATTTCAGCGTAATATTCCTTATGCTTCAGTGATTCAAGCCTTTCAAGAGTTAATACAGCAATTGCTAACAGAAAGTGAACAACAATTAGCTAATTGGCGAGAAAAAATTTTAGAGGCTTTAATTCCTAATGCTCAAATTATTATTGATGTTATTCCTGAACTAGAACTGATTATTGGTAAACAACCAGAAGTACCACAACTAGGATCAGCCGAAGCACAGAACCGCTTTAACTTGGTTATGCAAAAATTCATTAATGTTTTTGCACAAAAAGAGCATCCATTAGTTGTATTTTTAGATGATTTACAGTGGGCAGATTTAGCCTCATTAAAATTAATTCAATTATTAGCTATAAATAGTGATATTCAATACTTATTTCTCATAGGAGCTTATCGAGATAACGAAGTTGATGACAGTCATCATTTAATGCTGGTTTTACAGGAAATTGAACAAAAATGTATTCCCATCAATATTATTTACTGCCAAAACCTTAAAATAACTGATGTTTGTCAATTAGTTAGTGACACTCTAAAATCTGGTTTAGAAGAGTCCAAAGAATTGGCTAAATTGATTTTCCATAAAACTGCTGGCAATCCATTTTTTGTCAACCAATTGCTCAAGTTTATTCATCAAGAAAATTTACTTGTATTTAATTTTATTACTGGTCAATGGCAATGGTATATTCAGTATATTCAGATGCTTGACATTACTGATAACGTTGTCGATCTGATGATAGGTAAAATTCAAAAACTCAAAGATAATACACAAAATATTATAAAAATAGCCGCTTGTATAGGCAATCGATTTAATTTAAATACTCTATCTTGTATTAACGAAAAATCACATAATGCTACAGCATTAGATATTTGGGAAGCCCTACAAGCTGGTTTAATTATCCCTTTGAGTGATAATTATAAACTGCCACAACTGTTAGATGATGTTGACGTTTTTGTCATTGATTATAAGTTTCTTCATGATCGTGTACAACAAGCAGCCTATGCGTTAATTCCCGATGAGCATAAAAAGGGAATTCACCTAAATATTGGCAGGCTGCTATTAAAAAATATAAATAAAAGTTTACTAGAAGAAAAAATCTTTGATATTGCTAACCAGTTAAATATGGGTGCTGAACTCATTACTGTTCCAGAAGAAAGGTATAAGTTAGCTTCCTTAAATCTGATGGCTGGACGTAAAGCGAAGGATTCCAATGCTTATGAATCTGCTGTAAGCTTCCTTAAGCAAGGTTTAACTCTACTTGATATTGACTGTTGGCAGAACTATTATGAATTAACTCTTGATCTTCACGTAGAAACTGTAGAATCTGAGTATTTGAATACAAATTTTGAGGAAGCAGAACCATTACTTGCGACTGTTATCGCTAACAGTAAAAATATTCTTGATACTGTTAAGGTCTATGAGAAGAAAATTCAATTCTACGTTGGTCAAAATCGAATGCGAGAAGCATTAGATTTAGATTTACAGGTATTAGAAATGCTAGGAGTTTCTCTGTCCCAAACTCCACCAACAGAGTTAAAAATTGAAGAATTAATCAATCTGCCGGAAATGATTGACCCTAGTAAGCTGGCTGCAATGAGGATACTAATGACAGCTATGCCTCCTGCTTATTTAGCAGATCCTGCACTTTTACCATTGATTGCTTTTACAATGATTGAGCTATGCTTGCAGTATGGCAATTCATCTTTTGCAGCTTACGCCTATGGTTTTTATGGCCTGATTTTGTGTGGGCCTCTTAAGAATATCGAATCAGGTTATAGATTTGGTAAATTATCCTTACAAATTTTAAATCAATTCAATGCCAAGGAAATAAAGTCTAAAGTTTATGCCTTGTTTAATATTTTTGTGAGACATTGGAAAGAGCATATTCAAACAACTATAGAACCTTTACAAGAGGGTGTTAAAAGTGGTTTAGATACAGGAGATATTGAATATGTAGGATACAATGGTCTACTAGTTTGTTGGCATCCTTTCTGGAGCGGAGAAAATCTAGAAACTGTTGAACAAAGATTAGATAAATATATTAATTTAGCACAAAAGATACAGCAAGAACACTTTACCTTTTGTTTGCTGATCTTGAAACAGCTAATAACTGAACTTAAACAAGGTCTAAAAAATGAAGTTTACTTAGACGGTGATGACTTCAATGATTCAATAATGCAGAGAATGGCAGGTAACATTACAGCTATATTTTATGCTTATCTTGCCAAAAGTATGTTGAGTTATTTTTTTAAAGATTATAGTCAGGCTGTAAAAAATGCTGAATTAGCACAGCAGTATGAAGTTGCTGTTGGTGGCACCTTTTATTTAATTGAATATAAGTTTTATTACTCTCTGGGACTGCTAGCTCTTTGTTTAAATACAACCTCTGATGCAGATATAAAATCTGCCTTAGAAAAAGTATCAGAAAATCAGCAGCAATTAAAAGAATGGGCAGATCATGCACCTGCAAATAATCAGCATAAATATGAACTAGTAGAGGCAGAAAAAGCACGAGTATTAGGACAAGTATTAATAGCGATGGAGTATTATGAGTGTGCCATTCAAGGCGCGCATAAGTTTGGATATATTCATGAAGAAGCACTAGCTTATGAATGTGCGGCAGAATTTTACTTTAGTTTGAAGAGAAATGAATTTGCTTGCCTCTACATAACAAAGGCACACTATGGTTATCGTCATTGGGGAGCAATTGCTAAAGCTAGAAATTTGGAATCCAAATATCCAGAATTAACTGCTAAGATATCTAATCAATATCCGGCAGGTTTTATAAATACTAATATTACTACTTCTACTGCTAGTGAGAAATCAGGTGGATTAGATTTAATTACGGTTATTAAAGCCTCACAGACCCTGTCAGAAGTTATTTTACTAGATAATTTACTAGAAAAGTTAATGACAATTTTGATTGAGAATGCTGGCGCTCAAACTGGTATTCTGCTGTTGGAAAAAGCCGGGAATTTATTGATTGAAGCTAAGGCAAGTGTAGATAAAGATGATATAACTGTTGGTCAATCAATACCATTTGAAGATAGTCAACAATTACCAATATCTGTGATTAATTTTGTTAGAAGAACAAGGAAAGATGTAGTTCTATCTGATGCCAGTAATGAAGGAAGCTTTACCCTAGATCCCTACATTGTTAAGCATAATATTAAGTCTATTATCTGTACTTCTATTTTGAATCAAGGTAAATTAATCGGTATACTTTATTTAGAAAACAACTTAATAGTAGGAGCATTTACCGCAGACAGAATACAGATATTAAAATTACTATCTTCACAAGCAGCTATTTCCCTTGAAAATGCTCAACTTTACGCTAATTTAGAAGAAAAGATAGAAGAAAGGACTAGGGAATTAAATGAAAACAACTTGCGCTTAAGGCAAACATTACACGAATTGAAATTGACACAAACTCAGCTTATTCAGACAGAAAAAATGTCTAGTTTGGGGCAAATGGTTGCTGGCATCGCTCACGAAATTAATAACCCTGTAAGTTTTATTCATGGTAACTTAAGTCACATTGATAATTATGCAAATGATTTACTTACTTTAATTGACATTTATCAAACTATTTATCCTGAAGCAACCCCAGAAATTGAAGAGTTTTTAGAAAATATTGACGTTGATTTTATTAAAGAAGATATGCCGAAAACTTTATCTTCTATGAAAATTGGTACACAGCGTATTCGGGAAATTGTGCTGACACTGCGTAATTTCTCCCGGTTAGATGAGGCTGAGATGAAGGCTGTGAACATTCATGAGGGGATTGAAAGTACTTTACTGATTTTACAAAGTCGTCTCCAAGCCAAACCAGGTAAGCCTGCAATAGAGATTATTAAGAATTATGCTGAATTACCAAAAGTTGAGTGTTATACTGGTCAATTAAATCAGGTATTCATGAATATCCTCAATAATGCCATTGATTCTTTAGAAAAGTTAAATCAGGAACATAATTTAGAGGAGATAAAGACTGATCCTAGTGCGATCGCTATTCGTACCGAAGTAGTCAATCCTGATTTAGTCGCTATTTCCATTAAGGATAATGGATTGGGGATGAGTGATAGCGTTAGAAAAAGAATATTTGACCCTTTCTTCACGACTAAACCTATAGGACAAGGTACTGGTTTAGGATTATCAATCAGTTATCAAATTGTAGTAGATAAACACCGGGGTACCATAGAGTGCATTTCTACACCTGGGCAAGGTGCAGAATTTATCATTCAAATTCCCTGTCGGCAAAAGCAGGTAATATAG
- a CDS encoding serine/threonine-protein kinase gives MLGTLLVGRYQIRQMLGGGGFGKTYIALDTQRPGQPKCVVKHFQPVTHNPEFMETARRLFTSEAETLERLGYHDQIPRLLAYFEEHQEFFLVQEFIDGHSLKAEMPPNQPWTEKKVIALLQQALDILQFIHLHKVIHRDIKPENMLRRLHDGKLVLIDFGAVKEVQTQISAISGQTEMTVAIGTPGYMSLEQFRGKPRLNSDIYSLGIVCIQALTGVHPRELAEDPVSGEILWQNSAEVSPMLASVLSKMVLNNFKLRYQSATEVLEALQQNFHLQAETQITVAPSTLTQQPQLSLSQQQRLGLHSSNSSILSVEQYNYLENVLTTFVGPIAATLLRRTASASSYQELIDSLALHLTANQQTEFKKKVEPLLEQPTIKYENTSKSVPEKTQPTTNSGINDTLIRECERELLDLIGPIAVFLIQKAKKSTSATTSRAEFIKIISDEIPDAQKAWQFQQRLLP, from the coding sequence ATGTTAGGCACTTTACTAGTCGGTCGTTATCAAATCCGCCAAATGTTAGGCGGAGGTGGATTTGGTAAAACTTATATCGCACTTGACACTCAACGCCCTGGTCAACCTAAATGTGTCGTCAAGCACTTTCAACCTGTAACCCATAACCCAGAGTTTATGGAAACGGCCAGACGGCTGTTCACTAGCGAAGCAGAAACACTAGAAAGACTGGGGTATCATGATCAAATTCCTCGTCTTTTAGCATACTTTGAAGAGCATCAAGAATTTTTTTTGGTACAAGAATTTATTGACGGGCATTCACTAAAAGCAGAAATGCCACCTAATCAACCTTGGACGGAAAAAAAAGTCATAGCACTTCTACAGCAGGCCCTAGATATCTTGCAATTCATTCATCTTCATAAAGTAATTCATCGAGATATCAAGCCGGAAAATATGCTCAGAAGGCTACATGATGGTAAGTTAGTGCTGATAGATTTTGGAGCAGTTAAAGAAGTCCAAACACAGATCAGCGCAATTAGTGGGCAAACCGAAATGACTGTTGCTATAGGTACACCAGGATATATGTCTTTAGAACAGTTCCGAGGTAAACCCCGTCTCAACAGTGATATTTATTCTCTAGGTATAGTTTGTATTCAGGCATTAACAGGAGTACATCCCAGAGAACTAGCAGAAGATCCCGTATCAGGAGAAATTCTCTGGCAAAATAGTGCAGAAGTTAGTCCTATGTTAGCTTCTGTGTTATCTAAAATGGTACTAAATAACTTTAAACTCCGCTACCAATCGGCTACAGAAGTTTTAGAGGCGCTACAACAGAATTTTCATCTTCAAGCAGAAACTCAAATAACTGTTGCACCATCAACATTGACACAACAGCCTCAGCTTAGTCTATCCCAACAGCAAAGATTAGGGTTACATAGCAGCAATAGTTCTATTCTTTCCGTAGAACAGTATAACTATCTAGAAAATGTACTCACAACTTTCGTTGGTCCCATAGCAGCAACGTTATTACGAAGAACAGCATCAGCTTCTAGTTATCAAGAATTGATTGATAGTTTGGCTTTACATTTAACAGCCAATCAACAAACTGAGTTTAAGAAGAAAGTAGAACCGCTCCTTGAGCAACCGACCATTAAGTACGAAAATACCTCTAAGAGTGTACCAGAAAAAACCCAACCAACTACAAACTCTGGTATTAATGATACTTTGATCCGTGAGTGTGAACGGGAGTTACTAGACTTAATTGGCCCAATTGCTGTTTTCCTCATTCAAAAAGCAAAAAAATCTACCAGTGCAACAACCTCCCGTGCCGAATTTATTAAAATTATATCGGATGAAATTCCTGATGCTCAAAAAGCTTGGCAATTCCAGCAGCGATTACTTCCTTAA